Proteins from a single region of Xenopus laevis strain J_2021 chromosome 9_10S, Xenopus_laevis_v10.1, whole genome shotgun sequence:
- the emilin3.S gene encoding EMILIN-3 isoform X2, whose translation MYIVEKNVTCTQQDGMEPYIKAEYLTCTWGPKCQGTVVYRTLYRPKYKIGYKVVTELEWRCCPGHTGDSCQDGSIPHSGFLPPYQGPKAGPAHRPLPPPKSPPTYNLQPKNGFGRKMATIFGERMDRVEEEVRRLSQSYESLQGVVTSLGDSLRLSIQEDTNKMIGSLINSPSSASQSSVEFGVIPDALAEAPHIPGDISGKVAEVSDILRTKTELLDEVNGMVMGHEAQLKHLLDAAKPSALTSTELLDQYLEGKLAESRAQLLEGIETRLQNIQGVCDVKVQTVKKECIDGEQAASYRIQQEMDGKEVEMRKEMSALNAKVIGFSAPEGCCGRIDGLIKRIEELERNMRQLTEDHHSLRQKLDVEIAQIMVEPQVNMRLDDVESRLNLTEEGIRRCCQEGGDNGHFLAELDGVKVSVDDKMRVLEERLITAVGELGNATIPLDGAVMPLLDAQISELRREGMEGMSVIQTRLTAVEELCATGCSVPGGESITDIHNEILQCREQGQDLRTQIDHLNNTILGIQRHLEIQKEEALQGEITLLQVNLRSVGRSLHGLEETVNKYADTVVQINTSAEERGSRLNEELVSVQGQVVGQGSQIRTSRTQLMGLRGDMERIKARLAGQMGTCHVIARDLKGEVSQVEHRLKQVEGSCHGQETSLLSYLDHINNTLASHEHDLVSLRHGKNSVNQQAPSLTLPPTTAATPGKK comes from the exons GTATAGGACGCTCTACAGGCCCAAGTACAAGATTGGGTACAAGGTGGTGACTGAACTAGAGTGGCGTTGCTGCCCTGGACATACTGGAGATTCATGCCAAGATGGATCCATCCCTCACTCTGGTTTCCTGCCTCCCTACCAAGGACCTAAAGCTGGCCCAGCACACAGGCCTTTACCTCCACCCAAGAGCCCTCCAACATATAACCTGCAGCCAAAAAATGGCTTTG gtcggaagatggcTACTATATTTGGAGAACGTATGGACCGCGTGGAGGAAGAGGTCAGGCGGCTTTCTCAGTCATATGAAAGTTTGCAGGGAGTAGTTACCAGTTTGGGAGATTCCCTACGCCTTTCTATCCAAGAAGATACAAACAAGATGATTGGTTCCCTTATCAACAGTCCCAGTTCTGCCTCACAGTCTTCTGTGGAATTTGGAGTGATCCCTGATGCACTTGCTGAAGCACCCCACATCCCCGGAGACATCTCTGGCAAGGTAGCTGAAGTATCTGATATTTTGCGCACCAAGACTGAACTGCTGGATGAGGTCAATGGGATGGTAATGGGACATGAAGCCCAACTGAAGCACCTGCTGGATGCAGCAAAGCCATCTGCCCTCACCTCCACTGAACTACTGGATCAATATCTAGAGGGTAAATTAGCTGAGTCCAGAGCGCAACTGCTGGAAGGAATAGAGACACGTCTACAGAATATCCAGGGGGTATGCGATGTCAAGGTGCAAACAGTGAAGAAAGAATGCATAGATGGGGAGCAGGCTGCATCTTATAGGATTCAGCAGGAAATGGATGGAAAGGAAGTGGAGATGAGAAAGGAGATGTCCGCTCTGAATGCCAAAGTGATTGGGTTTAGTGCCCCTGAAGGTTGTTGTGGAAGAATTGATGGTCTTATTAAACGTATAGAAGAATTAGAACGTAACATGCGACAGCTTACTGAAGACCACCATAGCCTGAGACAAAAATTGGATGTGGAGATTGCACAAATTATGGTAGAACCTCAAGTTAATATGAGGTTGGATGATGTTGAAAGCAGACTGAACCTTACAGAGGAAGGCATTAGGAGGTGCTGCCAGGAAGGAGGGGATAATGGCCATTTCCTGGCTGAACTGGATGGAGTAAAAGTCTCTGTAGATGATAAGATGAGAGTTCTGGAGGAGAGGCTGATAACTGCCGTAGGAGAGCTGGGCAATGCCACAATTCCACTGGATGGGGCCGTGATGCCATTGCTTGATGCTCAGATCTCTGAGTTGCGTAGAGAGGGCATGGAGGGCATGTCAGTAATTCAGACCCGGTTAACTGCTGTAGAGGAATTGTGTGCTACTGGATGCTCTGTGCCTGGTGGTGAGTCCATCACTGACATCCACAATGAGATTTTGCAATGCCGTGAACAGGGTCAAGACCTTCGCACCCAAATCGACCACCTGAACAACACTATTCTGGGAATTCAAAGGCATCTTGAAATTCAGAAGGAAGAGGCTTTGCAAGGAGAAATTACTCTCCTACAGGTAAACCTGCGGAGTGTGGGAAGGTCCCTACACGGTCTAGAGGAGACAGTAAATAAGTATGCAGATACTGTTGTCCAGATAAACACCTCAGCAGAGGAAAGGGGAAGTCGTCTAAATGAAGAGTTAGTTTCTGTGCAAGGCCAAGTGGTAGGACAAGGTTCACAGATCCGTACAAGTCGAACACAACTTATGGGTCTACGTGGGGACATGGAGAGGATTAAGGCTCGCCTTGCAGGGCAGATGGGAACCTGCCATGTCATTGCTCGTGATCTAAAAGGAGAGGTGTCTCAAGTTGAGCACAGGTTGAAGCAAGTGGAGGGCTCTTGCCATGGCCAAGAAACAAGCCTCTTAAGCTACCTGGACCATATTAACAATACTCTTGCCTCCCATGAGCATGACTTGGTTTCCCTCAGACATGGAAAAAACTCAGTCAACCAGCAGGCACCAAGCTTGACATTGCCACCTACCACTGCTGCCACACCAGGGAAAAAGTAG